The following are encoded in a window of Prevotella melaninogenica genomic DNA:
- a CDS encoding 2-oxoacid:acceptor oxidoreductase subunit alpha, which produces MEEQIEVKELDSVVVHFSGDSGDGMQLAGNIFTTVSATVGNGVSTFPDYPADIRAPQGSLTGVSGFQVHIGSGKVYTPGDLCDVLVAMNAAALKMQYKHCKPNSTIIIDTDSFGQRDLQKAEFRSDDYLGEMGIDPDRVVACPITKMVKDCLADTGMDNKSMLKCRNMFALGLVCWLFSRDLELVNNYLETKFKKKPAIAEANIKVVRAGYDYGHNVHASVPNTYRIESTVKQPGRYMDITGNKATAYGLMAAAERAGLRLFLGSYPITPATDILHELSKHKSMGVTTVQCEDEIAGCASAIGAAFAGALAATSTSGPGICLKSEAMNLALIDELPLVIIDVQRGGPSTGMPTKSEQTDLLQVLYGRNGESPMPVIAATSPTDCFDAAYNACKIALEHMTPVVLLTDAFIANGSSAWKLPNIEDLPEIHPHYVTEDQKYKYTPYKRDPKTLARYWAIPGTEGYTHILGGLEKDGETGAISTDPENHDKMDHLRWNKVARIPVPDLVVQGDEEDADLLIVGFGSTYGHLYSAMKELRRKGNKVALAQFKYVNPLPKNTAEVLSRYMKVVVAEQNLGQLAALLRIRINHFAPYQYNQVKGQPFVVTELVTTFEKLLKAPLPKEETGTFYTKILE; this is translated from the coding sequence ATGGAAGAACAAATCGAAGTGAAAGAACTCGACAGTGTTGTAGTGCACTTTTCTGGTGACTCAGGTGATGGTATGCAGCTTGCGGGTAACATTTTCACCACTGTCTCGGCTACAGTCGGCAATGGTGTGTCTACTTTCCCAGACTATCCAGCTGATATCCGTGCCCCGCAAGGCTCCTTGACAGGTGTGAGTGGATTCCAGGTTCATATCGGTTCGGGCAAGGTTTATACGCCTGGTGACCTCTGTGACGTTCTTGTAGCAATGAATGCTGCTGCGTTGAAGATGCAGTATAAGCATTGTAAGCCTAACAGTACAATCATTATTGATACTGATTCATTCGGACAGCGTGACCTTCAGAAGGCTGAATTCCGTAGTGATGACTATTTAGGCGAGATGGGTATCGACCCTGATCGGGTAGTGGCTTGTCCGATAACAAAGATGGTGAAGGACTGTTTGGCTGATACTGGCATGGATAATAAGTCTATGCTAAAGTGCCGTAATATGTTTGCCTTGGGTCTTGTCTGCTGGCTTTTCAGTCGTGACTTAGAGTTGGTAAACAACTATCTTGAGACAAAGTTTAAGAAGAAACCAGCCATTGCAGAGGCGAATATAAAGGTAGTACGTGCAGGATATGACTATGGTCATAACGTACATGCTTCTGTTCCTAATACCTATCGTATTGAGTCAACAGTGAAACAGCCTGGCCGTTATATGGATATTACGGGTAACAAGGCTACTGCATACGGTCTGATGGCAGCGGCTGAGCGTGCTGGCTTGCGTCTTTTCTTAGGTTCTTATCCTATCACTCCAGCAACAGATATCTTACATGAGTTGTCAAAGCATAAGTCAATGGGTGTGACAACGGTACAGTGTGAGGACGAGATTGCTGGTTGTGCATCGGCTATTGGTGCTGCTTTCGCTGGTGCCTTGGCTGCTACTTCAACCTCTGGTCCTGGTATCTGTTTGAAGAGTGAGGCAATGAACCTTGCGCTTATTGATGAACTTCCATTGGTGATTATCGACGTACAGCGTGGTGGTCCGTCAACGGGTATGCCTACGAAGAGTGAGCAGACCGACCTCTTGCAGGTGCTTTATGGTCGTAATGGTGAGAGTCCAATGCCTGTCATTGCAGCGACAAGTCCTACAGACTGCTTCGATGCAGCCTATAATGCTTGTAAGATAGCATTGGAACATATGACGCCAGTAGTGCTCCTTACCGATGCATTCATTGCTAATGGTTCTTCTGCTTGGAAGCTTCCAAACATCGAAGATTTGCCTGAAATCCATCCACATTACGTCACAGAAGACCAGAAGTATAAGTACACTCCATACAAACGTGACCCTAAGACATTAGCACGTTACTGGGCTATCCCTGGCACGGAGGGCTATACACACATCCTTGGTGGTTTGGAGAAAGATGGTGAGACAGGTGCTATCTCAACCGATCCAGAGAACCATGACAAGATGGACCACCTTCGTTGGAACAAGGTGGCACGTATTCCTGTACCTGATTTGGTTGTTCAAGGCGACGAGGAAGATGCCGACTTGCTTATTGTTGGCTTCGGTAGTACTTACGGTCATCTCTATTCTGCAATGAAGGAATTGCGTAGAAAGGGAAATAAGGTTGCTTTGGCACAGTTCAAGTATGTGAACCCATTGCCAAAGAACACTGCAGAAGTGCTTAGTCGTTACATGAAAGTCGTTGTTGCAGAACAAAATCTTGGTCAGCTTGCAGCCCTCTTGCGTATTCGTATCAACCACTTCGCTCCTTATCAGTATAACCAAGTTAAGGGACAACCATTCGTTGTCACGGAGTTGGTTACTACTTTTGAGAAACTTCTCAAGGCTCCACTACCAAAGGAGGAAACCGGTACTTTCTATACGAAGATACTTGAGTAG
- a CDS encoding 2-oxoacid:ferredoxin oxidoreductase subunit beta, whose product MNQYTAQDFKKGQPRWCPGCGDHFFLASLQKAMAELGVPPYETAVISGIGCSSRLPYYANTYAMQTIHGRAAAISTGAKVTNPNLTIWQVSGDGDALAIGGNHFIHAMRRNVDLNMILLNNRIYGLTKGQYSPTSPRGFVSKSSPYGTTEDPFRPAELCFGARGNFFARSVASDNTATIEILKAAYQHKGAAVCEILQNCVIFNDGCHNSVYTSQGRKENAIYVKHGEPLIFGPNQEFGLVQEGFGLKVVKIGENGITRDDILVHDAHCQDNTLQLKLAMMSNEDGFPVALGVIRDVEAPTYDAAVNQQIEEVKAQKHYHTFMEMLETNDIWEVKE is encoded by the coding sequence ATGAATCAATATACAGCACAAGATTTTAAGAAGGGACAACCACGTTGGTGTCCTGGCTGTGGCGACCATTTCTTCCTTGCCAGTTTGCAGAAAGCAATGGCAGAGTTAGGTGTTCCACCTTACGAAACAGCCGTTATCAGTGGTATCGGATGTTCAAGCCGATTACCATATTATGCTAATACATACGCTATGCAGACCATTCATGGTCGTGCAGCAGCGATTTCTACTGGTGCAAAGGTGACCAACCCAAACCTTACCATTTGGCAGGTTTCGGGCGATGGTGACGCACTTGCCATCGGTGGTAACCACTTTATCCATGCGATGCGTCGTAATGTGGACCTGAATATGATTCTTTTGAACAACCGTATCTACGGTCTTACGAAGGGACAGTATTCACCAACCAGTCCACGTGGCTTTGTTTCTAAGTCAAGTCCTTATGGTACTACGGAAGACCCATTCCGCCCAGCAGAACTCTGTTTCGGTGCTCGTGGTAACTTCTTTGCACGTAGTGTTGCCAGCGACAATACCGCGACAATTGAAATCCTTAAGGCTGCTTATCAGCATAAGGGTGCTGCCGTTTGTGAGATTTTACAGAACTGTGTCATCTTCAACGACGGCTGTCACAACTCTGTCTATACCTCACAAGGTCGTAAGGAGAATGCTATCTATGTCAAGCATGGCGAACCATTGATCTTCGGTCCCAACCAGGAGTTTGGACTTGTACAAGAAGGTTTCGGCTTGAAGGTGGTTAAGATTGGTGAGAATGGTATTACTCGCGATGATATCCTCGTACATGATGCTCATTGTCAGGACAATACTTTACAGCTAAAACTCGCCATGATGAGCAACGAAGACGGCTTCCCTGTAGCCCTCGGAGTTATCCGTGACGTTGAAGCACCTACCTATGACGCTGCTGTCAATCAGCAGATAGAAGAGGTGAAGGCACAGAAGCATTACCACACCTTTATGGAGATGCTTGAAACCAACGATATTTGGGAGGT